A portion of the Phycisphaerae bacterium genome contains these proteins:
- a CDS encoding nitroreductase family protein — protein sequence MEALRALAARRSIRRFKNQPVSREAILRLIDAARLAPTARNVQPWEFIVVTNPNRLRQLAALTDHGKFIADAPVCIVVCSRDTKYYLEDCSAATTNLLLAATALDLGACWVAGDKKAYASQIVSLCGAPPELKLVSLVAVGYPEEIPSPPKRTIEDVLHWETF from the coding sequence ATGGAAGCACTCCGAGCGTTGGCGGCGAGGCGGAGCATTCGACGATTCAAGAACCAGCCGGTTTCGCGGGAGGCCATCCTTCGGCTGATTGACGCCGCCAGGTTGGCACCCACGGCCCGCAACGTTCAACCCTGGGAGTTCATTGTGGTTACCAACCCCAATCGGCTGCGGCAGCTTGCGGCCCTGACGGACCATGGGAAGTTCATCGCCGATGCCCCCGTATGCATCGTAGTATGCAGTCGGGACACCAAGTATTACCTGGAGGACTGCAGTGCCGCCACGACCAATCTTCTCCTTGCGGCCACGGCTCTGGATCTGGGGGCCTGCTGGGTGGCCGGTGATAAGAAAGCCTATGCCTCTCAGATCGTGTCGTTGTGCGGGGCGCCCCCGGAACTGAAGTTGGTTTCGCTTGTGGCGGTCGGCTACCCTGAGGAGATTCCCTCTCCACCCAAGCGCACGATTGAAGATGTTCTGCACTGGGAAACCTTCTGA
- a CDS encoding DUF3466 family protein, giving the protein MTNQPKHSAQRQVTLPPATGGGRFRLRLFISIVFATTCMPGATRTAQAECYAVTNVGTVAGATELQVRDMNNAGEIVGWAVANNVYQGFLYANGLMISLGSLGGQGCQAHGINDARQVVGAAATATGQEHAFIYTGGQMIDLGTLGGTRSSAAAINNSGLVTGFSTAGNGTYRLFTWQNGVMTDAGLVGLTNCEVWDINSSGTVIGLNQLITSQLLAFNWTSSGGFQTLGTFGGAEGYPYRINDNGQIVGAIWTGQTTLLGARIYHAFLYRNGATTDLGTLGGSSSGANGINNSGAVVGWSQVSTGQHAFIYDISNGMRDLNSLISPTSGWVLEAATVINDAGQIAGVGRLNGARRIFLLTPSQTDADDNGLIDACEARSAPDTSDSCGAGLPITLATVFISLCFMKRRD; this is encoded by the coding sequence ATGACCAACCAACCCAAGCATTCCGCGCAACGCCAAGTGACGCTTCCCCCCGCCACGGGTGGCGGGAGATTCAGGCTGCGCCTGTTCATAAGCATCGTATTTGCAACCACCTGCATGCCAGGGGCGACCCGGACAGCTCAGGCAGAGTGCTACGCGGTGACCAACGTGGGAACGGTCGCCGGTGCCACGGAACTTCAAGTCCGTGACATGAACAATGCCGGTGAGATCGTCGGGTGGGCAGTCGCCAACAACGTGTACCAGGGCTTTCTCTACGCCAACGGCCTGATGATCAGCCTTGGGTCGCTCGGTGGCCAGGGTTGCCAAGCTCACGGGATCAACGATGCGCGTCAGGTCGTTGGTGCGGCCGCAACGGCCACTGGCCAGGAGCACGCCTTCATCTACACTGGAGGTCAGATGATTGACCTCGGAACGCTAGGAGGCACGAGAAGCTCAGCCGCGGCCATCAATAACAGTGGCTTGGTCACCGGTTTCTCCACCGCCGGCAACGGTACCTACCGGCTTTTCACATGGCAGAATGGCGTCATGACCGACGCTGGTCTTGTCGGGCTGACCAATTGCGAGGTCTGGGACATCAACAGCAGCGGAACAGTCATCGGCCTCAACCAGTTGATCACATCTCAGCTCCTCGCCTTCAATTGGACATCCTCCGGAGGCTTCCAGACCCTCGGAACCTTCGGTGGCGCAGAAGGTTATCCCTACCGAATCAACGATAATGGTCAGATCGTTGGAGCCATCTGGACCGGGCAGACCACACTTTTGGGAGCCCGGATATACCATGCGTTCCTCTACCGGAACGGGGCTACGACAGACCTCGGAACGCTCGGCGGATCAAGCAGCGGGGCCAACGGCATCAACAACAGCGGCGCTGTCGTGGGCTGGTCGCAGGTCTCCACCGGCCAGCATGCCTTTATTTACGACATCAGTAATGGCATGCGGGACCTCAATAGCCTGATTTCCCCTACCTCCGGCTGGGTCCTTGAAGCAGCCACCGTAATCAACGACGCCGGCCAAATCGCCGGCGTCGGACGCCTCAACGGGGCCCGACGCATCTTCCTCCTGACCCCCAGCCAAACCGACGCCGACGACAACGGGTTGATAGACGCATGTGAAGCCCGATCCGCGCCAGATACTTCCGATTCTTGCGGTGCCGGCCTGCCGATCACTTTGGCAACCGTCTTCATCAGCCTCTGTTTCATGAAACGCCGGGATTGA
- a CDS encoding Gfo/Idh/MocA family oxidoreductase: MTRRDFTKSVAGAGLMAAAGPALGALGANDRIRLGIIGVGNRGDQLIDAFKPHADAEFAAICDVYDPYIEFAKNKVGGNPFTTKDYREILERKDIDAVVIATPDHWHALQFIHACQAGKDVYVEKPLSLTVREGRKMVEAAAKYQRVAQMGNQRRSSPAHRQIIDMIQAGKIGKVTAARCFHIRNEAPLGIGNPANSEPPKGLDWDMWLGPAPKVPYNENYCFYKFRWFRPYSGGQMTNFGTHYMDVIQWALGDICPAGVFAVGSRVGVEDNRGVPVTMEAVWDYPDGAIVTFSQYNANSAPGTAKGSAVEIRGTRATVYMSGGNAQVVPEDWLTKPLPALNPLDREVNKRLENAVEKGTEGLSIKDSDSTREHARNFLDCVKSRQTPNSPVHIGHRSTASTLLANIAMDLKKYLTWDGENDRITNDPDANRHLGYAYRPPWNLPA, encoded by the coding sequence ATGACTCGACGAGATTTCACCAAGAGTGTCGCGGGCGCTGGTCTCATGGCCGCTGCAGGCCCGGCTTTGGGGGCACTGGGAGCCAACGATCGTATTCGCTTGGGGATTATCGGCGTCGGCAATCGTGGCGACCAACTCATTGACGCCTTTAAGCCTCATGCGGACGCCGAGTTCGCGGCCATCTGCGACGTGTACGACCCCTACATCGAATTCGCGAAGAACAAAGTCGGTGGTAATCCCTTCACAACGAAGGACTATCGCGAGATCCTCGAACGCAAAGACATTGACGCCGTCGTGATCGCCACGCCCGATCATTGGCATGCCCTGCAATTCATTCACGCCTGCCAAGCCGGCAAGGATGTGTATGTCGAAAAGCCCCTTTCGCTCACCGTTCGGGAGGGCCGCAAGATGGTGGAAGCCGCCGCGAAATACCAACGCGTGGCGCAGATGGGTAACCAGCGACGTTCCTCGCCGGCCCACCGACAGATCATCGACATGATTCAAGCCGGCAAGATCGGCAAAGTCACCGCCGCCCGTTGCTTCCACATCCGCAACGAGGCTCCCCTGGGGATCGGAAATCCTGCAAACAGCGAGCCGCCCAAGGGCCTCGACTGGGACATGTGGTTGGGCCCGGCCCCCAAAGTCCCGTACAACGAGAATTACTGCTTCTACAAGTTTCGCTGGTTCCGACCCTACTCCGGCGGTCAAATGACCAACTTCGGAACGCACTACATGGACGTCATCCAGTGGGCACTGGGTGACATTTGCCCGGCCGGCGTGTTCGCGGTCGGAAGCCGTGTCGGGGTGGAAGACAACCGCGGCGTACCCGTAACCATGGAGGCAGTCTGGGATTACCCCGACGGCGCCATCGTCACTTTCTCGCAATACAACGCCAACAGCGCCCCCGGGACGGCCAAAGGGTCAGCGGTTGAGATCCGCGGCACCAGGGCAACGGTTTACATGAGCGGCGGCAACGCGCAGGTGGTGCCGGAAGACTGGTTAACCAAGCCCCTACCGGCATTGAATCCTTTGGACCGGGAGGTCAACAAACGCTTGGAAAACGCCGTCGAGAAGGGCACGGAGGGGCTTTCGATCAAGGACAGCGACAGCACCCGGGAACACGCTCGCAATTTCCTCGACTGCGTGAAAAGCCGCCAGACACCCAACAGCCCGGTGCATATCGGCCACAGATCGACGGCCTCCACACTCCTGGCCAACATCGCCATGGACCTCAAGAAATACCTGACTTGGGACGGGGAGAATGATCGCATCACCAACGACCCGGATGCCAATCGGCATCTTGGTTACGCATATCGGCCCCCGTGGAACCTGCCGGCGTAA
- the dtd gene encoding D-aminoacyl-tRNA deacylase, translating to MRAAVQRVHEASVTVDGQVVGSIRQGLLVYAAVAIDDTEADARYIAEKVAGLRIFNDPDGKMNLKVSDVGGGLLVISAFTLQADARKGRRPSFDAAAGPDLALVLYERLCEMLGDMGLSVAKGVFRAHMEVASINDGPICVLLDSKRTF from the coding sequence ATGCGAGCGGCGGTTCAACGGGTCCACGAGGCGAGCGTGACGGTTGACGGCCAAGTCGTGGGATCCATCAGGCAGGGGCTGCTCGTTTATGCGGCGGTTGCCATTGATGACACCGAGGCCGACGCTCGATACATCGCCGAGAAGGTGGCCGGGCTTCGCATTTTCAATGATCCTGACGGCAAGATGAATCTGAAGGTTTCCGACGTGGGCGGGGGACTGCTGGTGATCAGTGCTTTTACTCTCCAGGCGGACGCCCGGAAAGGGCGCCGTCCCTCATTCGACGCGGCCGCGGGGCCTGATCTGGCGCTAGTCCTCTATGAGCGTCTCTGCGAGATGCTTGGCGACATGGGCTTGTCGGTCGCCAAGGGCGTCTTTCGGGCGCACATGGAAGTGGCCTCCATCAACGACGGCCCCATATGCGTTCTGCTCGACTCCAAGCGAACATTCTGA
- a CDS encoding SIMPL domain-containing protein (The SIMPL domain is named for its presence in mouse protein SIMPL (signalling molecule that associates with mouse pelle-like kinase). Bacterial member BP26, from Brucella, was shown to assemble into a channel-like structure, while YggE from E. coli has been associated with resistance to oxidative stress.), with the protein MNEYRIHLNLTTTVAVLVLGIAVSAIVSTIVAARAYKLRGEQLTRNEKTIVVKGSARKRIRSDRAVWQIRVEGESKQMQEAFNILERGVQRVRTFLEQHKFVSHEIGVGAIDTTVHYVTDEHGQTTREVASYTLSRTFFVTTDDVDRVMQTAGLVTQLIQEGVLVISQSPAYYYSDPSPLKVELMGLASKDARGRAEEIARSAGCKLGQVRAAHMGVLQITRPYSTDVSAEGIYDISTIEKDAQAVVTVTFQIVDE; encoded by the coding sequence ATGAACGAGTACCGAATCCATCTGAATCTGACTACCACCGTGGCTGTCCTCGTGCTGGGCATCGCCGTCAGTGCGATCGTCAGCACGATCGTTGCCGCACGCGCCTACAAGCTTCGTGGCGAACAGTTGACGCGCAACGAGAAAACCATCGTAGTCAAAGGGTCCGCGAGAAAACGGATTCGCTCGGATCGGGCGGTCTGGCAGATTCGGGTCGAGGGCGAAAGCAAGCAAATGCAAGAGGCGTTCAATATCCTGGAGAGGGGGGTTCAGCGAGTGCGGACGTTCCTTGAGCAACACAAGTTTGTTTCCCATGAGATCGGGGTGGGGGCCATTGACACGACCGTGCACTACGTAACCGACGAGCACGGGCAGACGACCCGGGAAGTGGCCTCATACACTCTGAGCCGGACGTTTTTTGTGACAACCGACGACGTGGACCGAGTCATGCAGACGGCAGGACTGGTGACCCAGTTGATACAAGAGGGTGTGCTGGTCATTTCTCAGAGTCCGGCGTACTACTACAGCGATCCGTCGCCTCTTAAGGTGGAGCTGATGGGTTTGGCTTCCAAGGACGCCCGCGGCCGGGCCGAGGAGATCGCGCGCAGTGCCGGCTGCAAGCTGGGGCAGGTTCGAGCTGCGCATATGGGAGTGCTTCAGATCACGCGTCCCTACTCCACGGACGTCAGTGCGGAAGGCATCTATGATATTTCGACCATCGAAAAGGACGCCCAGGCGGTTGTCACGGTCACCTTCCAGATTGTCGATGAGTAG
- the efp gene encoding elongation factor P encodes MVKASELKRGQVIDYEGTRYTIKDIQHVAKGNWRSYYQVKLKNFVTGQIIDQRMAVDDRVELVFVETKDFEYLYRNGDEYVLADPETYDQIPVSADLFGDSIRFLKENIRVTCSIIDGQIVNIDLPNTVELAVKDTPPVVKGATATNQPKEAILETGAKIRVPSFIQVGEVVRVDTRTGEYLERAK; translated from the coding sequence ATGGTTAAGGCAAGCGAACTGAAACGTGGCCAGGTCATCGATTACGAAGGCACGCGCTATACGATCAAGGACATCCAGCACGTGGCCAAGGGCAACTGGCGAAGCTACTATCAGGTGAAACTGAAAAACTTCGTCACCGGCCAGATCATCGACCAGCGCATGGCCGTCGACGACCGCGTCGAACTGGTCTTCGTCGAGACCAAGGATTTCGAGTATCTCTACAGGAACGGCGACGAATACGTGCTGGCCGATCCCGAAACCTATGACCAGATACCGGTCAGCGCCGATCTGTTTGGCGATTCGATCCGTTTCCTCAAGGAGAACATCCGAGTAACCTGCTCGATCATCGACGGCCAGATCGTCAACATCGATCTGCCCAACACCGTCGAACTGGCGGTGAAAGACACCCCGCCCGTGGTCAAAGGAGCCACGGCCACCAATCAGCCCAAGGAGGCTATTCTGGAGACCGGCGCGAAGATCAGGGTCCCGTCCTTCATCCAAGTCGGCGAGGTCGTCCGGGTGGATACCCGCACCGGCGAGTACCTCGAACGGGCCAAGTAA
- a CDS encoding PqqD family protein produces the protein MTEAPPGNEKPRFRRERVRLQETTTGLLVYDIESDSLFHANRTASMVLELLDGTRSWAQIAHALADRHGWATAEIAADLSTFARELMTVGLLEEPPWNSCIHP, from the coding sequence GTGACTGAGGCGCCTCCGGGTAACGAGAAGCCACGCTTTCGCCGCGAACGCGTACGGCTGCAAGAAACGACCACCGGCCTGCTTGTCTATGACATCGAGTCGGACTCGCTGTTTCACGCCAACAGGACGGCAAGCATGGTGCTTGAACTGCTCGACGGAACCCGTTCCTGGGCGCAAATCGCCCACGCTCTCGCCGATCGGCACGGGTGGGCAACGGCCGAAATCGCGGCCGACTTGTCGACGTTCGCAAGAGAGCTCATGACCGTCGGGCTTCTGGAAGAACCGCCATGGAATTCATGCATCCACCCTTGA
- a CDS encoding radical SAM protein — translation MEFMHPPLRVSIDVTGACNLSCRHCRHGSQACDELTLAEISSVIDDVGQMGVFRLVISGGEPFLRRDILEILLRALRTEVGRVFVSTNGTCMPKRVPDRLTAFRRRLTFKISLDGAPDFHDAWRGRKGAFAKASASIRLLTQRGFDVQVTTTLMPSNLDSLSWLLEYVAETGSSRHALVEVIPVGRAGVEMALSTDERIRAAEAIRFARSRGGHCEIISKIAFVDGRCSGFFCSGGIEECGVLSDGRIVGCRLMPDVVAGNVREMPLSRVWSSSERFSLFRGITPARLQKTCRDCEMAAACLGGCHAYARALGGSAYGPDPRCPRASREPAGETGTCSAH, via the coding sequence ATGGAATTCATGCATCCACCCTTGAGGGTGAGTATCGATGTCACAGGGGCATGCAACCTCTCGTGTCGCCACTGCCGACACGGATCGCAAGCCTGCGACGAGCTGACGCTTGCCGAGATCTCATCCGTGATTGATGACGTCGGGCAAATGGGAGTGTTCAGGCTGGTGATCTCCGGCGGCGAACCCTTCCTTCGTCGGGATATCCTGGAAATCCTGCTACGAGCGCTGCGAACGGAGGTGGGGCGAGTGTTCGTCTCAACTAACGGCACCTGCATGCCGAAGCGCGTGCCGGATAGACTCACCGCGTTTCGCCGTCGCCTGACTTTCAAGATCTCACTTGACGGAGCACCTGATTTCCACGATGCCTGGCGCGGCCGGAAAGGCGCCTTCGCAAAGGCATCGGCCTCGATCCGCCTTTTGACACAACGAGGCTTTGACGTGCAGGTGACCACAACCCTGATGCCATCCAACCTCGATTCCCTGTCCTGGCTGCTCGAATACGTTGCCGAAACAGGAAGCTCGCGGCACGCCCTCGTTGAGGTTATTCCCGTTGGCCGGGCCGGTGTCGAGATGGCGTTGAGCACCGACGAGAGAATCCGGGCTGCCGAGGCAATTCGGTTTGCCAGATCGAGAGGCGGGCACTGCGAGATTATCTCCAAGATCGCGTTTGTCGACGGGCGGTGCTCGGGGTTTTTCTGTTCCGGCGGGATCGAGGAGTGCGGGGTGTTGTCGGATGGACGAATCGTTGGTTGTCGCCTGATGCCCGATGTCGTGGCAGGCAACGTCAGGGAGATGCCCTTGAGTCGGGTCTGGTCCAGCTCGGAGCGGTTCAGCCTGTTTCGCGGTATCACACCGGCAAGATTGCAGAAAACATGCCGCGATTGCGAAATGGCTGCCGCCTGCCTCGGAGGATGTCATGCGTATGCCCGGGCGCTCGGCGGGAGTGCCTACGGACCGGACCCCCGATGCCCGAGAGCATCCCGTGAGCCTGCGGGAGAAACAGGCACATGCTCGGCCCACTGA
- the glgP gene encoding alpha-glucan family phosphorylase, giving the protein MPHVRSFMVLPALPEALKPLRDLAYNVWWTWNPDAIELFRRLDVDLWRELKHNPVAMLAQLRQERLDRLARDPAYIAALRRVQDQLAAYLERPTWFSETYGHEDIGKIAYFSAEFGLHECLPIYAGGLGILSGDHLKSASDLGLPLYGVGLLYRQGYFHQYLTNDGYQFEDYPELDFATMPVTPVLDASGNQLCVQLDVGGRNVWIKVWKVTVGRVILYLLDSNHPNNRREDRDITARLYGGDQEVRIRQEIVLGIGGMRALAALGITPSVCHMNEGHSAFLAVERIHQRMREDKLTFEQAREVVSTGTVFTTHTPVPAGIDHFPPALVTKYLTPYCQILGITEQTLLQLGRMQPEDTHEPFSMAVLALRLSYLSNGVSQLHGEVSRKMFGPVYPGVPTNEVPITAITNGVHIRSWLSRDMAHLLDQYLGPQWAEDPLNQAIWQRVDLVPDAELWRTHERLRERLVGFARRRLKAQLIARGAPPAEVDAVEEMLDPEALTLGFARRFATYKRATLLIYNQDRLRKLLTDPQRPVQVIIAGKAHPKDEAGKELIKRIVAFTKDPRVRNRIIFLEDYDMSVARLLIEGVDVWLNTPTKLHEASGTSGMKVTPNGGINMSVLDGWWPEAYDGTNGWAIGDRRIYNNQDYQDFMEAESLYELLEKELIPMFYDRGVDGLPRRWTAMMKASMRTCCPVFNTNRMVREYTERFYLPAARRWHRFTQDNYKIARDIAGWRRRVTDKWSEVRIESVDAKVPAEVTVGTELPVLAQVRLGSIKPEEVSVELYYGPLDASGQISTGSSTPLRCEGSNGDNVYRYSGVVPCEYSGQYGYSLRIVPSHPEMPARYHIGLVHWG; this is encoded by the coding sequence ATGCCTCATGTTCGCAGCTTCATGGTACTGCCGGCTCTTCCCGAGGCCCTCAAGCCCCTGAGGGACTTGGCGTACAACGTCTGGTGGACATGGAACCCCGATGCCATCGAGCTCTTCCGCCGCCTGGACGTCGACCTCTGGAGGGAATTGAAACACAACCCGGTTGCCATGCTGGCCCAACTCCGGCAGGAGCGCCTCGACCGGTTGGCCCGCGATCCGGCCTACATCGCCGCCCTCCGCCGTGTTCAGGATCAACTCGCTGCATACCTGGAGCGCCCTACGTGGTTCTCTGAGACTTACGGCCATGAGGACATCGGGAAAATTGCTTACTTCTCCGCGGAGTTCGGGTTGCACGAGTGCCTGCCGATCTACGCGGGTGGCCTGGGGATTCTCTCCGGCGACCATCTCAAGAGTGCCAGCGACCTCGGACTCCCGCTGTACGGGGTCGGGCTCCTGTATCGACAGGGATACTTCCACCAGTATCTGACCAACGACGGCTATCAGTTTGAGGACTACCCCGAGCTGGATTTTGCGACCATGCCGGTCACCCCCGTCCTGGATGCGTCCGGCAACCAATTATGTGTTCAACTGGACGTGGGCGGACGAAACGTATGGATCAAGGTCTGGAAAGTGACCGTCGGACGCGTGATTCTTTACCTCCTCGATTCCAACCATCCCAATAACCGGCGCGAGGATCGTGACATCACCGCCCGGCTTTATGGCGGCGACCAGGAAGTCCGCATCCGACAGGAAATCGTCCTGGGCATTGGCGGGATGCGGGCCCTGGCGGCGCTGGGGATCACACCGTCGGTCTGCCACATGAACGAGGGGCATTCCGCGTTCCTCGCCGTCGAACGTATCCATCAGCGGATGCGAGAAGATAAGCTCACTTTCGAGCAGGCCCGCGAGGTCGTCTCGACAGGCACCGTCTTCACAACCCATACGCCGGTTCCCGCCGGGATCGACCACTTCCCGCCGGCCCTGGTTACCAAGTACCTCACGCCCTACTGCCAGATACTGGGAATCACGGAGCAGACGCTGCTCCAACTCGGCCGAATGCAGCCCGAAGACACCCACGAGCCGTTCTCCATGGCCGTTCTGGCTTTGCGACTATCCTATCTGAGCAACGGCGTGAGCCAGCTTCACGGGGAAGTCTCCCGCAAGATGTTCGGGCCGGTTTATCCGGGCGTGCCCACCAACGAGGTGCCGATCACCGCAATCACCAACGGCGTTCACATCCGAAGCTGGTTGTCACGTGACATGGCCCACTTGCTCGACCAGTATCTCGGACCACAATGGGCCGAAGACCCGTTGAACCAGGCGATCTGGCAACGAGTGGATCTGGTTCCGGATGCGGAGCTGTGGAGAACGCACGAGCGGCTGCGCGAGCGGCTGGTGGGCTTCGCACGACGGCGATTGAAGGCCCAGTTGATCGCCCGCGGGGCCCCGCCGGCCGAGGTGGACGCCGTCGAGGAAATGCTTGATCCGGAGGCCTTGACGCTGGGCTTCGCACGACGGTTTGCAACATATAAGCGCGCCACGCTGTTGATCTACAACCAGGACCGTTTGCGCAAGCTGCTGACCGATCCGCAGCGGCCGGTCCAGGTCATCATCGCCGGAAAGGCCCATCCAAAGGACGAAGCCGGCAAGGAACTGATCAAGCGGATCGTGGCGTTCACCAAGGATCCGCGCGTCCGCAACCGCATCATCTTTCTTGAAGACTACGACATGAGCGTCGCCCGCCTGCTCATCGAAGGCGTCGACGTCTGGCTCAACACGCCCACCAAACTCCACGAAGCCAGCGGAACCAGCGGCATGAAGGTCACCCCCAACGGCGGAATCAACATGTCGGTGCTCGACGGCTGGTGGCCCGAGGCTTATGACGGCACCAATGGTTGGGCGATCGGCGATCGCCGGATCTACAACAACCAGGATTACCAGGATTTCATGGAGGCCGAATCGCTCTACGAACTGCTCGAAAAGGAACTCATCCCGATGTTCTACGACAGGGGGGTCGACGGTCTGCCACGACGCTGGACGGCAATGATGAAGGCCTCCATGCGAACCTGCTGTCCCGTCTTCAACACCAACCGGATGGTCCGCGAGTATACCGAACGCTTCTACCTCCCCGCAGCCCGTCGATGGCACCGCTTTACGCAGGATAACTACAAGATTGCCCGCGACATCGCCGGCTGGCGGCGACGGGTCACCGACAAGTGGAGCGAGGTGCGAATCGAATCGGTGGACGCGAAGGTGCCCGCCGAGGTCACCGTCGGTACCGAGTTGCCCGTCCTCGCCCAGGTGCGGCTCGGCTCAATCAAACCCGAGGAAGTCTCCGTCGAATTGTATTACGGGCCGCTGGATGCCAGCGGACAGATCAGCACCGGTAGCTCCACCCCGTTGCGATGCGAGGGTTCCAACGGCGACAACGTCTACCGTTACAGCGGCGTCGTGCCCTGCGAATACAGCGGACAATACGGATACTCGCTCCGCATCGTCCCAAGCCATCCCGAGATGCCGGCACGTTATCACATCGGCCTGGTCCACTGGGGCTGA
- a CDS encoding carbohydrate-binding family 9-like protein: MSRKTSLHWVVIPACGFLAALCGCATMGFNSDKGRTMTYHVKKTPGPMTVDADWDKPEWQNAPIAELTHYMGDRPDHSPRTQVRVMYDDQALYVIFRVEDRYVLAVARQHDDIVCRDSCVEFFFVPGTDITKGYFNLEMNCGGTMLFHFQIIPRRDSVALAAEDLAKIQVAHTMPRRVETEITQPTTWVVEYRLPLDILPKYRKDVARPAPGVTWRANFFKCADNSSHPHWLTWSKVERPRPDFHVPEYFGTLQFE; this comes from the coding sequence ATGAGCAGAAAGACTTCACTACATTGGGTGGTGATCCCCGCGTGCGGATTCCTCGCCGCCTTGTGCGGATGCGCCACCATGGGATTCAACAGCGACAAGGGAAGGACCATGACTTACCACGTGAAGAAAACCCCCGGCCCGATGACCGTTGACGCCGACTGGGACAAGCCGGAATGGCAGAACGCGCCGATCGCCGAGCTGACCCATTACATGGGAGACCGGCCCGATCACTCTCCCAGAACGCAGGTCAGAGTGATGTACGACGACCAGGCGCTGTACGTGATCTTCCGCGTCGAGGACCGCTACGTGCTGGCAGTGGCCAGGCAGCACGACGATATTGTCTGCCGCGACAGTTGCGTGGAGTTCTTCTTCGTGCCGGGCACGGACATCACCAAGGGCTACTTCAACCTGGAGATGAACTGCGGCGGAACAATGCTGTTTCACTTCCAGATCATCCCGCGCAGGGACTCCGTCGCCCTGGCAGCCGAAGACCTCGCCAAGATCCAGGTCGCGCACACCATGCCCAGGCGCGTGGAGACCGAGATCACGCAGCCGACCACGTGGGTGGTCGAGTACCGGCTGCCTCTGGATATCCTGCCCAAGTATCGAAAAGACGTCGCCAGACCGGCACCGGGTGTGACCTGGCGGGCGAACTTCTTCAAGTGCGCCGACAACAGCTCACATCCCCACTGGCTGACGTGGTCCAAGGTTGAAAGACCGCGGCCCGATTTCCATGTGCCGGAGTACTTCGGCACCTTGCAGTTCGAGTAG